A stretch of Carya illinoinensis cultivar Pawnee chromosome 14, C.illinoinensisPawnee_v1, whole genome shotgun sequence DNA encodes these proteins:
- the LOC122294965 gene encoding double-stranded RNA-binding protein 2-like, whose translation MYKNQLQELAQRSCFNLPSYTCIREGPDHAPRFKATVNFNGEIFESPHYCSTLRQAEHSAAEVALNSLSNRGPSHSLAARILDETGVYKNLLQEIAQRVGAPLPQYTTFRSGLGHLPVFTGTVELARVTFTGEPAKNKKQAEKNAAMAAWSSLKQLIKEAANSSSETENNDELEQITIARALVNYRLKEEITMANPNAPIPFPKKFPIQSLRPPSPQPPSTTTSKILPLICQKTAPRNKPPSMANESPLLTPETSSLDGWVARPQKFPAAGAVPYVPRRFRTPCHSIAQPVTIRTAVPVYSAPPLPMPSKPTPQVMWAPSFPIAPPVSIRHAVPVFATPPTRKEDHPPAVRKEDPPAVSAPAQRSKSQAQVEETKGTTANNLQESKTVVQNLELLKI comes from the exons ATGTACAAGAACCAGCTTCAAGAGTTGGCACAGCGGAGCTGCTTCAACCTTCCCTCCTACACGTGCATTCGGGAAGGTCCCGACCACGCGCCTAGGTTCAAGGCCACCGTCAACTTTAATGGAGAGATCTTCGAGAGCCCCCACTACTGCTCCACCCTCCGCCAGGCCGAGCACTCCGCCGCTGAGGTAGCACTTAACTCACTCTCCAACCGCGGTCCCTCTCACTCGCTCGCCGCCAGGATCCTG GATGAGACCGGTGTGTACAAGAACCTTTTGCAGGAAATAGCACAGAGAGTTGGAGCCCCATTGCCACAATACACAACATTCAGGTCAGGCCTTGGGCATCTACCTGTTTTCACTGGGACAGTGGAATTGGCCAGAGTAACATTTACTGGGGAACCTGCCAAGAATAAGAAACAAGCAGAGAAGAATGCAGCTATGGCAGCTTGGTCATCTTTAAAACAAT TGATAAAAGAAGCTGCGAATTCTTCATCTGAAACAGAGAACAATGACGAGCTGGAACAGATCACAATAGCAAGGGCTTTAGTCAATTACCGTTTGAAGGAGGAAATCACAATGGCTAACCCCAATGCCCCAATACCATTTCCAAAGAAGTTCCCAATTCAGAGTCTCAGACCACCCAGCCCACAACCTCCCTCCACGACCACATCAAAGATCCTCCCCTTAATTTGCCAGAAGACAGCTCCTCGAAACAAACCTCCATCAATGGCAAATGAGAGCCCGTTGCTAACACCAGAGACTTCTTCATTGGATGGCTGGGTGGCCCGTCCACAAAAGTTCCCTGCAGCAGGAGCAGTTCCTTATGTTCCCAGACGGTTTAGGACGCCTTGCCATAGTATTGCACAGCCAGTGACAATAAGGACTGCAGTGCCTGTTTACTCTGCTCCACCACTTCCTATGCCATCCAAACCAACCCCTCAGGTGATGTGGGCCCCATCTTTTCCAATTGCTCCTCCAGTCTCCATTAGGCACGCTGTTCCAGTATTTGCCACTCCACCCACGCGCAAAGAAGACCACCCTCCTGCTGTTCGAAAAGAAGATCCTCCAGCTGTTTCTGCTCCTGCCCAACGAAGTAAATCACAGGCTCAAGTAGAAGAAACCAAGGGAACAACTGCAAACAATCTACAAGAATCGAAGACAGTAGTACAAAACCTGGAATTACTCAAAATATGA
- the LOC122294353 gene encoding vacuolar fusion protein MON1 homolog: MSSDSSSSTSGDDTKSGQHTPQPLEHQFASVALSEAPATQEESLNGEGHHRTETEINEREGIVGGFEQRVDDKFEVDEVGQSVEHGVMWRRTNSELEVDGQSSPSSSGYAGERGSTSASSAASGIDGIVEDEIQHVRNDDLVDGFSDLSSSWVPGKRHLDEDDASISWRKRKKHFFILSNSGKPIYSRYGDEHKLAGFSATLQAIISFVENGGDHVKSVRAGKHQVIFLVKGPIYLVCISCTEEPYESLRGQLELIYGQMILILTKSVNRCFAKNPKFDMTPLLGGTDVVFSSLIHSFSWNPATFLHAYTCLPLAYATRQAASAILQDVADSGVLFAILMCKHKVISLVGAQKASLHPDDMLLLANFVMSSESFRTSESFSPICLPRYNPMAFLYAYVHYFDVDTYLILLTTSSDAFYHLKDCRIRIEVVLLKSNVLSEVQRSMLDGGMHVEDLPVDPLPRYGSLSSHLGQPTDSPERFREFTGIGGPAGLWHFMYRSIFLDQYVSSDFSPPINNPRQQKRLYRAYHKLYASMHNTGVGPYKTQFRRDENYVLLCWATQDFELYAAFDPLAEKALAIKTCTRISQWVKDVENEIFLLGASPFSW, translated from the exons ATGTCCTCCGACTCCAGCTCCTCAACCTCCGGCGACGACACCAAAAGTGGGCAACATACCCCCCAACCACTCGAACATCAATTTGCATCGGTGGCATTGAGTGAAGCACCGGCAACGCAGGAGGAGTCCCTTAACGGGGAGGGCCATCACCGAACCGAAACCGAGATCAATGAACGAGAAGGAATTGTTGGTGGTTTCGAGCAAAGAGTTGACGACAAATttgaggttgatgaggtgggacAGAGTGTCGAGCATGGCGTGATGTGGAGGAGGACGAATTCAGAGCTGGAAGTCGATGGGCAGTCGAGCCCGAGTAGCAGTGGCTATGCCGGTGAAAGGGGCAGTACCAGTGCCAGCAGTGCTGCGTCAGGGATTGACGGGATTGTCGAGGATGAGATACAGCATGTGAGGAATGATGATTTAGTCGATGGGTTTTCGGATTTGTCGTCATCTTGGGTGCCCGGCAAACGGCACCTCGATGAG GATGATGCTTCCATATCatggagaaaaaggaagaagcacttttttattcTAAGTAACTCAGGCAAACCAATATATTCCAG ATATGGAGATGAACACAAGCTAGCAGGATTTTCAGCAACGTTGCAGGCCATTATTTCCTTTGTGGAGAATGG GGGGGACCATGTCAAATCGGTCAGGGCAGGAAAACACCAG GTGATTTTTCTTGTGAAGGGACCCATATACTTAGTTTGCATTAGCTGTACAGAGGAGCCTTATGAGTCATTGAGGGGACAGCTGGAGCTAATTTATGGTCAG atgattcttattttgaCAAAGTCGGTAAATAGGTGTTTTGCAAAGAATCCGAAGTTTGATATGACACCCTTGCTTGGAGGAACTGATGTTGTCTTCTCATCTTTAATCCATTCTTTCAGTTG gAATCCAGCAACATTTCTTCACGCATACACATGTCTTCCCCTGGCTTATGCAACAAGGCAAGCTGCAAGTGCTATATTACAAGATGTTGCCGATTCAGGTGTTCTATTTGCAATATTAATGTGCAAGCACAAG GTTATCAGTCTTGTTGGTGCTCAAAAAGCTTCGCTTCATCCTGATGACATGCTACTACTTGCCAACTTTGTTATGTCATCAGAATCATTTAG GACTTCTGAATCTTTTTCACCAATTTGCCTGCCAAGATATAATCCCATGGCATTTTTGTATGCTTATGTGCATTACTTTGAT GTTGACACATACTTGATTTTGCTTACTACAAGTTCAGATGCCTTTTATCATCTTAAGGATTGCAG GATTCGTATTGAAGTGGTCCTTTTGAAGTCAAATGTTCTCAGTGAAGTTCAGAGGTCCATGCTAGATGGTGGGATGCATGTCGAGGATTTGCCTGTCGATCCGTTGCCTCGTTATGGATCTTTATCTTCACATCTGGGCCAACCTACTGATTCTCCTGAGAGATTCAGAGAATTTACGGGCATTGGAGGTCCAGCAGGACTTTGGCATTTCATGTATCGCAGTATATTTCTAGATCAATATGTATCTTCAGATTTCTCACCACCTATTAATAATCCACGACAGCAAAAGAG ATTATACAGAGCTTACCATAAACTTTATGCTTCTATGCATAATACAGGAGTTGGTCCCTACAAAACTCAGTTTAGAAGAGATGAAAATTATG TTCTACTCTGTTGGGCCACCCAGGATTTTGAACTATATGCGGCCTTTGATCCACTTGCAGAGAAG GCATTAGCTATAAAGACTTGCACCCGGATTTCCCAATGGGTGAAAGATgtggaaaatgaaatatttttgctTGGAGCAAGCCCCTTTTCATGGTGA